Proteins encoded in a region of the Enoplosus armatus isolate fEnoArm2 chromosome 16, fEnoArm2.hap1, whole genome shotgun sequence genome:
- the serinc2 gene encoding serine incorporator 2 — MGACLAVSSLASCASCLCGSAPCLLSSCCPSTYNSTMSRLAFSFLMLLGTLVSVIMILPGMEEHLKKIPGFCVGGTTIPGVENKVNCDIIVGYKSVYRMCFAMACFFFLFSIIMIRVRSSKDPRATIQNGFWFFKFLVLVGITVGAFFIPDGIFNAVWYYFGVVGSFIFIIIQLILLVDFAHSWNQSWLEKAENGNSKCWFAALLSFTIFNFAFAFAAVVLFYVFYTQPDDCTEHKVFISLNFIFCIIVSVVAILPKVQEAQPSSGLLQASLISLYTMYVTWSAMTNNPNRQCNPSLLSLVQPISPTPPPRPAPPTAAPSSVQWWDAQGIVGLTIFLFCTLYASIRSSNNTQVNKLMQTEEGQGLTANVEAAPGEDGVRRAMDNEEDGVTYSYSFFHFSLFLASLYIMMTLTNWYKPDTDYQVMQSTMPAVWVKISSSWLGLAIYLWTLVAPLVLPDRDFN, encoded by the exons ATGGGGGCTTGTTTGGCAGTGAGTTCCCTTGCCAGTTGT GCGTCCTGTTTGTGCGGCTCGGCCCCCTGCCTCCTGTCATCATGCTGCCCATCAACGTACAACTCCACCATGAGCCGGCTGGCCTTCTCCTTCCTGATGCTGCTGGGGACTCTGGTGTCTGTCATTATGATTCTCCCTGGCATGGAGGAACATCTTAAAAAG ATTCCAGGTTTCTGTGTTGGTGGCACGACCATACCTGGCGTAGAGAACAAGGTGAACTGTGACATCATTGTGGGCTACAAGTCAGTGTACCGCATGTGCTTCGCCATGgcctgcttcttcttcctcttctccatcaTCATGATCCGAGTGCGCAGCAGCAAGGACCCCCGAGCCACCATCCAAAATGG tttcTGGTTCTTCAAGTTCCTGGTGCTGGTTGGGATAACTGTGGGAGCTTTCTTCATTCCAGATGGCATCTTTAATGCAG TGTGGTATTACTTCGGCGTGGTGGGctctttcatcttcatcatcatccagcTCATCCTGCTGGTGGACTTCGCCCATTCCTGGAACCAGTCCTGGTTGGAGAAGGCAGAGAACGGGAACTCCAAGTGCTGGTTTGCAG CGCTGCTGTCCTTCACCATCTTCAACTTTGCCTTTGCTTTCGCCGCTGTCGTGCTCTTCTATGTGTTTTACACCCAGCCCGACGACTGCACTGAGCACAAGGTCTTCATCAGCCTCAACTTCATATTCTGCATCATCGTGTCCGTCGTGGCCATTCTGCCCAAAGTTCAG GAGGCTCAGCCCAGCTCAGGCCTGCTCCAGGCCTCCCTCATCTCCCTCTACACCATGTATGTCACCTGGTCGGCCATGACCAACAACCCCA ACCGGCAGTGTAACCCCAGTCTGTTGAGTTTGGTCCAGCCCATCAGTCCAACTCCGCCACCAAGACCTGCTCCACCTACCGCTGCCCCTTCAAGCGTCCAGTGGTGGGACGCCCAGGGCATCGTGGGACTGACCATTTTCTTGTTCTGCACTCTTTATGCCAG CATCCGCTCCTCCAACAACACCCAGGTGAACAAACTGATGCAGACCGAGGAGGGCCAGGGTCTGACTGCTAATGTCGAGGCGGCGCCAGGGGAGGACGGAGTCCGACGGGCCATGGACAACGAAGAGGATGGGGTCACCTACAGCTACTCCTTCTTCCACTTCAGCCTCTTTCTGGCCTCCCTCTACATCATGATGACCCTCACCAACTGGTACAA GCCCGACACCGACTACCAGGTGATGCAGAGCACCATGCCGGCCGTTTGGGTGAAGATCAGCTCCAGCTGGCTCGGCTTGGCCATTTACCTCTGGACCCTGGTGGCCCCGCTGGTGCTCCCCGACAGAGATTTCAACTAA